Below is a genomic region from Gemmobacter sp. 24YEA27.
CCCGGCTTACGCGCCATGCCGCAACCGATTCCGGCCCCTGGTACGAGATCCTGCGCCACGCGGCGGATGGCTTCTGGCTTGCCGATCTCTGGCAGGTCGAACCCGATCTGCGCCAGCCGATGGCAGACTTATGCGCAAAATTGCTTGACCTGACCCGAAGGAATCCCGGCTGATGAACCCTACGCTGACAACCTATGTCACGCTCCTCCTCGCGGTCTCGCTGGAGGTGATGGCGACCTCGCTTCTGCCCAGACACGGCAATTCACCAAAGCGGTGCCGACCATCCTCATGCTCTGCCTTTATGGCGGCGCCTTTTTCTTCCTGTCGCAGGCGCTCAAGACCCTGCCGGTGGGGATCGCCTATGCGATCTGGTCAGGATTTGGCATCGTACTGATCTCGATGATCGGCTGGATCTGGCTGAAACAGTCGCTTGATCTCGCGGCGGTGATCGGGATTGGGCTTATCCTTGCCGGTGTGCTGGTGATCAACCTGTTTTCCCAGGCCGCTCCGCATTGATTTCCGTCACCAGACCGTCATGCTTCCGTTACGCTGTACTGCCATTGAGATCCCGAACTCCCCTCACGCGCGACGGATGCCATGAACGAACAGACCCCGATGGACTGGCTGGAAGCCGAACTCTCGGATTCCTTCGATGAGGATTATGAGCTTGAGCTGGAAGATGCCGAGTTGTCCGAAGAAATCGCGAAGATCTACAAGAAACGCCACGGGCCGGGGATGGAGCGCAAGGATTACCTGCGCGCGCTGATCCGCCTTCAGGCCGAACTGATCCGACTGCAATCCTGGGTGCAATATCACAAGGAACGCGTGGTCGTGATCTTCGAGGGCCGCGATTCCGCCGGCAAGGGCGGCGCGATCAAGCGGATCACCCAGCGGCTGAACCCGCGCGTGGCGCGCACCGTGGCGCTTCCGGCGCCGTCGGACCGTGAAAAGACCCAATGGTATTTCCAGCGCTATGTGCCGCATCTGCCGGCGGGCGGTGAAATGGTGCTGTTTGACCGATCCTGGTACAACCGTGCCGGGGTCGAGCGGGTGATGGGCTTTGCCTCGGAAGACCAGGTGGAACAGTTCTTCCAGGACGTGCCGGAATTTGAACGGATGCTGGTGCGCTCGGGCATCAAAGTGGTGAAATACTGGTTCTCGATCACCGATGAAGAACAGCAGATGCGCTTTCTGATGCGGATCCATGATCCGATGAAACAATGGAAGCTTTCGCCGATGGATCTGCAAAGCCGCGTGCGGTGGGAGCAATATACCAAGGCGAAGGAAGAAATGCTGGCGCGCACCAATATCCCCGAGGCGCCCTGGTATATTGTCGAGGGCACCGACAAGAAACGCGCGCGGCTGAACTGCATCGACCATCTCCTCGGCCTCTTCCCCTATGAGGATGTGCCGCATGAGGACATCCAGCTGCCCGAACGCGTCTTCAACCCCGATTATGAACGCGCTGTCCTGCCGCCCGAACTCTACGTTCCGCTGAAATACTGAGGCATCTGTTGTTCCGGCGTCTTGCGACGCCGGAATGCCTCCGGCGGGGATATTTAAGGACCGAAAATGCTGGGACATGATGGGGAGCCGCTGAGCCGGGATGATCGGCTGGCGACCAGAGGCGCCCTGCGCGGCGGTCATTTCCCGCCGCTTCTGGCTGCTGTTCGATATTCCATTTGCCTTTCGGGAGGATCAGCCGGAGCATGGTCGGTGACCGCAACCTGAGATCCGGAGGAGCAGATCATGGCAAAGCAGTCTCCCGGCTATATTGATGGCTTTCTGATCCCGGTCCGCAATGAGGATCGCGAGACCTACCGCGCGCATGAGGCGAAATGGTGGGGCGCGTTCAGGGCGCTCGGGGCGCTGACGCTTGTGGCGGGCTGGGGCGATGACGTGCCGCCCGGAAAGCAGACCGACTTTTTGCGCGCTGTAGATCTGCAGGACGGCGAGAGCGTGGTGTTTTGCTGGATGACCTGGCCCGACAAGGCGACCCGTGACAAGGCCTATGCTGCCATGGAGGCGCGGTCAGAAAGCGATCCCGACATGAAGCCCGAAGCCATGCCCTTTGACGGCAAGCGCATGATCTATGGCGGCTTCGTGCCCCTTTTGGTCGAAGAATGAGGATCTGAGCCATGACATTGCAAGGAACCCCCTGCTGGTACGAGCTCTGCACCATGGATACCGGGGCGGCGCGCGGCTTTTATGGCCCGCTGCTGGGCTGGACCTTCCAGGATGCCGGAATGGAGGGGTTTGACTATGGCCTTGCCACCAAAGACGGGGCGATGATTGCCGGGCTGATGACGCCCGACAGCCCGATGCCGGAATTCTGGATGGTCTATTTCGCGGTTGACCACTGCGATCACGTGGTCGCCAAAGCCAAGGCGCTCGGGGCCAATGTGCATCGCGCGCCCGAGGACATCCCCGGCACCGGCCGTTTCGCGATTCTGGCCGATCCTCAGGGCGCCGCCTTTGGCCTGTTGCAGCCCGAAGACGGCACGCCGGGCCATGCCTTTGATCAGGCCAGAACCGGTCATGGCAACTGGCTTGAACTGCATTCTTCGGACCCCGAGGCCGGGTTCCAGTTCTACGCCGCCCTGTTTGGCTGGAGCGCGACCGATGCGATGGATATGGGGCCGGATGGCAAATACCAGCTTTTTGCCCATGATGGTCGTGATATCGGTGGAATGATGGGAATGCTGGGCGTGGAAGGCGCGCCGCCGCACTGGCTGCCCTATTTCGGGGTGCCCGGGATTGATGCGGCAACGGCCGGGGTCACTTCGCTGGGGGGCAAGGTGCTTCATGGCCCTGTCGAAGTGCCGGGCGGTGCCTGGATCACTATGGCAAGCGACCCGCGCGGGGCGGGTTTTGCAGTGGTCGGGCCGCGATGAGGCGTTAGCTCTGCCCTGGCACCGCCTTGGCGGCATAGTTCCACGGCAGGAGATCTTCGACCCGACCTCTGCTTTTGGCGATTGACGATCGCGGTGAGCGTGCCGGCCTGCGAGGCGTATGGATCGACGCCGTTCCTCTTACAGGTGTCGGTCAGCGAGACGCTGACCACCCGGTTTTCGGCGCCGGAGTCGTGACCGGCGAAGTGGGCGTTTTGCGGTGCAGGGCGATGGGGCGGATAGCGCCTTCGAAAGAATTGCTGTCACTCCCTACGCGGCCGTCCTACGCGGCCGTCGGTCAGGAAGCGCCCCCGGCCGTCACGGCACCTGGCGATAGAGGCCAGTGCCACACCGAGGGGCGTTGTGGCAAAAGCGCGGGCGAGGTAATGGCGCAGCCCTGCTTCAGGACGGAGCAGGATCGGGGCGGTGGATCCTGGCGTGCGGTACGGCGGGTGGGGGGATCGCAGCCGCAGTTCGCAGTCTTAATACGGCGCAGAGGTCGCGGATGAGGAGGACATCTTCCTCGGCAATCGGCTCGGGTGCGTGTGAACTAAATCAGCTTTCGCCGGGGCTGGGCCCATGTTCAGATGCCTCAATGAATGTAAGTGATCTTTGATGCCAGAGCATGTGATCGCTTGCCTCGGTGTCTCAGGCCTTCAGATGTGGCTTCAAGTCTCACCGGTCGGCATGGATAGACGCGGGTCTGGTCTAAATCAACAATCAAAACTGTCCGGCTCTCTGGGGA
It encodes:
- a CDS encoding VOC family protein gives rise to the protein MTLQGTPCWYELCTMDTGAARGFYGPLLGWTFQDAGMEGFDYGLATKDGAMIAGLMTPDSPMPEFWMVYFAVDHCDHVVAKAKALGANVHRAPEDIPGTGRFAILADPQGAAFGLLQPEDGTPGHAFDQARTGHGNWLELHSSDPEAGFQFYAALFGWSATDAMDMGPDGKYQLFAHDGRDIGGMMGMLGVEGAPPHWLPYFGVPGIDAATAGVTSLGGKVLHGPVEVPGGAWITMASDPRGAGFAVVGPR
- the ppk2 gene encoding polyphosphate kinase 2; protein product: MNEQTPMDWLEAELSDSFDEDYELELEDAELSEEIAKIYKKRHGPGMERKDYLRALIRLQAELIRLQSWVQYHKERVVVIFEGRDSAGKGGAIKRITQRLNPRVARTVALPAPSDREKTQWYFQRYVPHLPAGGEMVLFDRSWYNRAGVERVMGFASEDQVEQFFQDVPEFERMLVRSGIKVVKYWFSITDEEQQMRFLMRIHDPMKQWKLSPMDLQSRVRWEQYTKAKEEMLARTNIPEAPWYIVEGTDKKRARLNCIDHLLGLFPYEDVPHEDIQLPERVFNPDYERAVLPPELYVPLKY
- a CDS encoding SMR family transporter; the encoded protein is MPTILMLCLYGGAFFFLSQALKTLPVGIAYAIWSGFGIVLISMIGWIWLKQSLDLAAVIGIGLILAGVLVINLFSQAAPH
- a CDS encoding DUF1428 domain-containing protein produces the protein MAKQSPGYIDGFLIPVRNEDRETYRAHEAKWWGAFRALGALTLVAGWGDDVPPGKQTDFLRAVDLQDGESVVFCWMTWPDKATRDKAYAAMEARSESDPDMKPEAMPFDGKRMIYGGFVPLLVEE